In Geotoga petraea, a single window of DNA contains:
- a CDS encoding AAA family ATPase, translated as MKIKDLKIDSFGKIKNLELNKFSSGINFIYGENETGKTSIRNFLNFMYFGRVGKRFSNYDKMKGYLSIEKNNKEYKFNRNENNIDIHSTEGEQINYSPNVYFLNSIDINTFENIFSLTLEELEKLNINSENINNLIFSAGTGLGNLNLNDVVKKIQKENENLIKPYGSTQEIPLKIQEINELEAQIKEMNKKLESYDLIVKHIHKKNEGILNNKSNIDKLIKNLKKYEFAKDTFEFYSKVKELDKEIENYSYANNFPSNGKERYENLLNQKIEHNSNLNKLKNEKKNFQDTLNNLKIDEKLLENKGLIEKLNKEKDNYFDKKIELSNKNDRIINLNAELEEKLSIIGPDWTTDKLGKTVITADARNIANRKADKLKTLSSEIISLDNSIKIEKEKLPEFEDKIKNIEDQIDQIPEDSKNIEQIKKTKSSIFKLQKIFEKINIKINQKDDLQETIQDINKEIEIKTQKAENIHSFFAERTFLIISLLMLFGGVAGFFYLDIIYPLILTTVSVIMLITNSNTKRTLTKQKSDLKKEIDEKNNKIDSLYSKIKDINSYLEELGKEKIETIEEGSLPATITEDQLDLYRQKAEEQNESYEKFQNLLDLKKYYTEQKEYSEKQIKKLEEQKVTFETEKESQEKEWQDWITEKNYEKNYTPDTFETFISIISSAKNILRTYNQIKTEKEKILSIINDYEEKLNILKNNIEKDISAENIETVFERLQKSIENSYKKEDLQQKIKKIEESIEIKEEETKNINEEIKSLFKTAGVTNEDEFFKMYEAKLKLNSLKEEKEKNQISMNSLLNSYSEKEDVINILNEKDIKAIEDNISDIKENIDSLEKEQDELMKTIGELRNEKKNIESIEVYSETLQKRENLITEIKELTKQWAKNVITINNLNKTIEFYKKNRQKIFDNASKYIEKITLGKYSLRYNDDNEIILMNKNDYLDSSKWSDGTLDQVYLATRLAFIQEYNQKSENIPIILDDVLVKFDEKRKRKTIETLIEYSKDHQIFIFSCDKNTKIIFEDLVQNQDKNFKYYELN; from the coding sequence ATTCATTCAACAGAAGGAGAACAAATCAATTACTCTCCCAACGTATACTTTTTAAATTCAATAGACATAAATACTTTTGAAAACATATTTTCTCTTACTCTTGAAGAACTTGAAAAGTTAAACATAAATTCTGAAAATATAAACAACCTTATCTTTTCTGCAGGTACGGGACTGGGTAACTTGAATTTAAATGATGTTGTAAAAAAAATACAAAAAGAGAATGAAAACCTTATAAAACCTTACGGAAGCACACAAGAAATACCATTAAAAATACAGGAAATTAACGAGCTCGAAGCTCAAATAAAAGAAATGAACAAAAAGCTTGAAAGCTATGATCTCATAGTAAAACATATTCATAAAAAAAATGAAGGAATATTAAACAATAAAAGCAATATAGACAAACTCATCAAAAACCTAAAAAAATATGAGTTTGCCAAAGATACATTTGAATTTTACTCAAAGGTAAAAGAATTAGATAAAGAAATCGAAAATTACTCATATGCAAATAATTTTCCATCAAACGGAAAAGAAAGATATGAAAATTTGTTAAATCAAAAAATTGAACATAATTCTAATTTGAACAAGTTAAAAAATGAAAAAAAGAATTTTCAAGACACATTAAACAACTTAAAAATAGATGAAAAATTATTAGAAAATAAAGGATTAATAGAAAAATTAAACAAAGAAAAGGACAACTATTTTGATAAAAAGATCGAATTATCCAACAAAAACGATAGAATAATAAACTTAAATGCAGAATTAGAAGAAAAGCTTTCAATTATAGGCCCCGATTGGACAACAGACAAATTGGGAAAAACTGTCATAACAGCAGATGCAAGAAACATTGCAAACAGAAAAGCAGATAAACTCAAAACGCTATCATCTGAAATAATATCTTTGGATAACTCAATAAAAATTGAAAAAGAAAAACTACCCGAATTCGAAGATAAAATAAAAAATATAGAAGACCAAATTGACCAAATTCCTGAAGACAGCAAAAATATTGAACAAATCAAAAAGACAAAATCATCAATTTTCAAACTTCAGAAAATATTTGAAAAAATAAACATAAAAATAAATCAAAAAGACGATCTTCAAGAGACGATTCAAGATATAAACAAAGAAATAGAAATAAAAACTCAAAAAGCTGAAAACATCCATTCATTTTTTGCAGAAAGGACCTTTTTAATAATTTCTTTGTTAATGTTGTTTGGAGGTGTCGCAGGTTTTTTCTATCTTGATATAATCTATCCTTTGATTTTAACAACTGTTTCTGTAATAATGCTTATCACAAATTCAAACACTAAAAGAACACTTACCAAACAAAAATCAGATTTGAAAAAAGAAATAGACGAGAAAAATAACAAAATAGATTCTCTTTATTCAAAAATAAAAGACATCAACTCTTATTTGGAAGAATTAGGTAAAGAAAAAATAGAAACCATTGAAGAAGGCAGTCTACCAGCAACTATAACAGAAGATCAACTTGATTTATACAGACAAAAGGCCGAAGAGCAAAATGAATCTTACGAAAAATTTCAAAATCTTTTGGATCTTAAAAAGTACTATACCGAACAAAAAGAATATTCAGAAAAACAAATCAAAAAATTAGAAGAGCAAAAAGTTACCTTTGAAACAGAAAAAGAATCTCAAGAAAAAGAATGGCAAGACTGGATAACAGAGAAAAATTATGAAAAAAATTATACACCAGATACTTTTGAAACCTTTATAAGCATAATTTCAAGTGCAAAAAATATTCTAAGAACTTACAACCAAATAAAGACGGAAAAAGAAAAAATCTTATCTATAATAAATGATTATGAGGAAAAGCTAAACATATTAAAAAATAACATAGAAAAGGATATTTCTGCTGAAAATATAGAAACTGTTTTTGAGAGGCTACAAAAAAGTATTGAAAATTCATATAAAAAAGAAGACCTACAACAAAAAATCAAAAAAATTGAAGAATCAATTGAGATCAAAGAAGAAGAAACCAAAAATATTAACGAAGAAATAAAATCTCTTTTTAAAACAGCTGGTGTAACTAATGAAGACGAGTTCTTCAAAATGTATGAGGCAAAGTTGAAATTGAACTCTTTAAAAGAAGAAAAAGAAAAAAATCAAATTAGTATGAACTCTCTTTTAAACAGTTATTCTGAAAAAGAAGACGTTATAAATATATTGAACGAAAAAGATATAAAGGCAATAGAAGATAATATATCGGACATTAAAGAAAACATTGACTCCCTCGAAAAAGAACAAGATGAACTAATGAAAACCATTGGGGAACTAAGAAACGAAAAGAAAAATATTGAATCAATAGAAGTCTACTCTGAAACGCTACAAAAAAGAGAGAACTTGATTACTGAAATAAAAGAGTTGACAAAGCAGTGGGCAAAAAATGTAATTACAATAAACAATCTAAACAAAACTATTGAATTTTATAAGAAAAATCGTCAAAAAATCTTTGATAACGCCAGTAAATACATAGAAAAAATAACTTTGGGAAAATACTCTTTGAGATACAATGACGATAACGAAATAATTCTAATGAATAAAAATGATTATTTGGATTCTTCTAAATGGAGTGATGGAACTCTTGATCAAGTTTATCTCGCTACAAGATTGGCATTTATCCAAGAATATAATCAAAAATCTGAAAATATTCCAATAATATTAGACGATGTACTTGTAAAATTTGATGAAAAAAGAAAGAGAAAAACAATAGAAACATTGATTGAATATTCAAAAGACCATCAAATATTTATCTTTAGTTGCGATAAAAATACTAAAATTATTTTTGAAGATTTAGTTCAAAATCAAGATAAAAATTTCAAATATTATGAATTAAACTGA
- a CDS encoding YeeE/YedE family protein: MVITGLVMGIIFGSLLHFGKIRFNLAFRNLFFFSDPHIFKMLILIVTLEAIYFHAFAYFGLLNLNPIPLNWVSNPLGGILTGIGVAIAGGCAGITSRSGEGITTAMVTLASYVITIFLVSNSFIIDFFSKFEIRVDNINELFVESSGPSLYSILGISPWGILFIAVIISFTYIFLSGESKRKGEHSWKIIANITALSGVIAYILSHYNGRDYGYAITAGWKNIINWIFGIEPIGWVGYEVLGIVLGAFLISRSNNKFRFVVPKNKKIYIKFIFAGFLIGFGSTIAKGCTTGHFLTGLPQFSISSIITLSFLLAANYLTNRYILRGHIKKIKN; this comes from the coding sequence TTGGTTATTACGGGTTTAGTTATGGGAATTATATTTGGCTCTTTACTTCATTTTGGCAAGATAAGGTTTAATTTAGCTTTTAGAAATCTTTTCTTTTTTAGTGATCCACATATTTTTAAAATGTTGATTTTGATAGTTACTTTAGAAGCTATTTATTTTCATGCTTTTGCTTATTTTGGGTTGTTAAACCTAAATCCTATACCCCTTAATTGGGTTTCTAATCCACTTGGTGGTATTTTAACTGGAATCGGTGTTGCAATAGCTGGTGGATGTGCAGGGATTACAAGCAGAAGTGGAGAAGGTATCACAACAGCCATGGTTACTTTGGCATCTTATGTAATTACTATATTTTTGGTTTCTAATTCATTTATTATTGATTTTTTTTCAAAGTTTGAAATAAGAGTGGATAACATAAATGAGTTGTTCGTTGAATCGTCTGGGCCTTCTTTGTATAGTATTTTAGGGATTTCACCTTGGGGAATTCTTTTTATTGCTGTTATTATTAGTTTTACTTATATTTTTCTATCTGGAGAAAGTAAAAGAAAAGGAGAGCATAGCTGGAAAATAATTGCAAATATAACGGCTTTATCTGGAGTCATCGCTTATATATTGTCACATTACAATGGAAGAGATTATGGATATGCAATAACTGCTGGATGGAAAAATATTATTAACTGGATTTTTGGTATAGAACCGATAGGATGGGTAGGATACGAAGTATTAGGCATTGTTTTAGGGGCGTTTTTAATTTCAAGATCTAATAATAAGTTCAGGTTTGTAGTTCCAAAAAACAAGAAAATATATATAAAGTTTATTTTTGCTGGTTTTTTGATTGGTTTTGGGTCAACTATAGCAAAAGGATGCACTACAGGCCATTTTTTAACAGGACTACCTCAGTTTTCTATCAGTTCAATAATAACTTTATCTTTTTTATTGGCAGCTAACTACTTGACTAATAGATATATTTTAAGAGGTCACATAAAAAAAATAAAAAACTGA